From the Chiroxiphia lanceolata isolate bChiLan1 chromosome Z, bChiLan1.pri, whole genome shotgun sequence genome, one window contains:
- the LOC116781113 gene encoding transcription factor jun-D-like gives MSGGRSGRSAVKMEAPFYPEEGLELLPDFVPLPGFGTAGGPGADAAAAGQKLLLGAGKKRDLSAAAPAPLPGPFTLRPPAGARGSAAALRLLPPPPAAAAAPPPTAGSAEPGSGGGAAAARGGPEAALGSAAELPLLKLPPAADLEQLLIQGGAGLGAGSPGPAAPGAGSGGAAAAGPFLYRQPVTQEQEGFADGFVKALADLHKQNQLLAPPPPLSAPGPCCTARPGPPGAPAAAAADPPAVYTNLSGFNPAGPLSPSGSAYPAASAPPPPPPGLAFGAAGLGSGRLPPARSLEEPQTVPEVPPSAGGEGGSSAPTPPSLSPLDAESQERLKAERKRLRNRIAASKCRRRKLERIARLEEKVKALKGQNAELAATANLLRAQVTQLQGRVRSHLSSGCHINAAGHPPPHAAAQPREAPPEAAVAAPETSAC, from the coding sequence ATGAGCGGCGGGCGTAGCGGGCGATCCGCCGTGAAGATGGAGGCGCCGTTTTACCCCGAGGAAggactggagctgctgcccgaCTTCGTGCCGCTGCCGGGTTTCGGTACCGCCGGCGGACCTGGAGCCgatgcggcggcggcggggcagaagctgctgctgggcgCCGGGAAGAAGCGAGACCTGTcggccgccgcccccgcgccaCTCCCGGGGCCCTTCACCCTTCGCCCGCCCGCTGGCGCCCGCGGCAGCGCGGCCGCTCTTCGcctgctgccgccgccgcccgccgccgccgccgccccgccgcccacCGCGGGCTCCGCGGAgccggggagcggcggcggggcggcggcggcccgcGGCGGCCCGGAGGCCGCGCTGGGGTCGGCTGCGGAGCTGCCGCTGCTGAAGCTGCCGCCGGCCGCCGACCTGGAGCAGTTGCTGATCCAGGGGGGCGCGGGCCTGGGCGCGGGCAGCCCGGGGCCAGCGGCGcccggggcggggagcggcggggcggcggcggcggggccgttCCTCTACCGGCAGCCGGTGACgcaggagcaggagggtttCGCCGACGGCTTCGTCAAGGCCCTGGCCGACCTGCACAAGCAGAACCAGCTCCTGGCGCCGCCGCCACCGCTCTCCGCACCGGGACCCTGCTGCAccgcccgcccggggccgccgggagcccccgccgctgccgccgccgaCCCTCCGGCCGTCTACACCAACTTGAGCGGCTTCAACCCCGCGGGGCCGCTGAGCCCCTCGGGCAGCGCCTAccccgccgcctccgccccgccgccgccgccgccgggcctGGCCTTCGGCGCGGCGGGTCTGGGGAGCGGGCGGCTGCCGCCGGCGCGGTCCCTGGAGGAGCCGCAGACGGTGCCCGAGGTGCCGCCGTCGGCGGGCGGGGAGGGCGGTAGCAGCGCGCCGACGCCGCCGTCGCTGTCGCCGCTGGACGCGGAGAGCCAGGAGCGGCTGAAAGCAGAGCGCAAGCGGCTGCGGAACCGCATCGCCGCCTCCAAGTGCCGCCGGCGGAAGCTGGAGCGCATCGCCCggctggaggagaaggtgaAGGCGCTCAAGGGGCAGAACGCCGAGCTGGCCGCCACCGCCAACCTCCTCCGCGCCCAGGTCACCCAGCTGCAGGGCCGCGTCCGCAGCCACCTCTCCTCGGGCTGCCACATCAACGCCGCCGggcatcctcctcctcatgcCGCCGCCCAGCCCAGGGAGGCTCCCCCCGAGGCGGCCGTCGCCGCGCCGGAGACCAGCGCCTGCTGA
- the RNF170 gene encoding E3 ubiquitin-protein ligase RNF170 isoform X2 codes for MASHQAEVQSLKLDNDSVIEGISDQVLVAVVLSFTFIAALVYTLLRNEHQNIHPENQELVRALRQQLQTEQDASAGDRHRFYTDMSCPVCLQQATFPIETNCGHLFCGSCIIAYWRYGSWLGAIRCPICRQTVTLFLPLFGEDQQGANQVFQDVSDYNRRFSGQPRSIMERIMDLPTLLRHAFREMFSVGGLFWMFRIRIFLCLIGALLYLASPLDFLPEALFGILGFLDDFFVIFLLLIYISIMYREVVTQRLNR; via the exons ATGGCCAGTCACCAAGCAGAAGTTCAGAGTTTGAAGCTAGATAATGATTCAGTTATAGAAGGAATAAGTGACCAGGTACTGGTGGCAGTTGTGCTCAGTTTCACTTTCATTGCTGCTCTGGTATATACGCTTTTAAG AAATGAACATCAGAACATACATCCAGAAAATCAAGAGCTAGTGCGAGCTCTTCGTCAGCAGCTTCAAACGGAGCAG gatGCCTCTGCTGGTGACCGACATCGCTTTTATACAGACATGTCCTGTCCAGTCTGTTTGCAACAGGCTACATTTCCTATAGAAACAAACTGCGGGCATCTCTTCTGTG GTTCCTGCATTATTGCCTACTGGAGGTATGGCTCATGGCTCGGTGCCATCCGTTGTCCGATCTGCAGGCAGACG GTAACGTTGTTTCTGCCACTCTTTGGTGAAGATCAGCAGGGTGCAAACCAAGTGTTTCAAGATGTTAGTGATTACAATCGGAGATTCTCTGGACAGCCCAGATCT ATTATGGAAAGAATTATGGATCTGCCCACTTTACTGCGACATGCTTTCAGGGAGATGTTTTCTGTTGGGGGCCTCTTCTGGATGTTTCGCATCAGAATATTCCTCTGCTTAATTGGAGCCTTGCTCTACCTGGCTTCACCTctggattttcttcctgaagcGCTCTTCGGAATTCTGGGTTTCTTGGATGAtttctttgtcatttttcttctgctgataTACATCTCTATCATGTACCGAGAAGTGGTGACACAGCGTCTGAACAGATGA
- the RNF170 gene encoding E3 ubiquitin-protein ligase RNF170 isoform X3 — MSCPVCLQQATFPIETNCGHLFCGSCIIAYWRYGSWLGAIRCPICRQTVTLFLPLFGEDQQGANQVFQDVSDYNRRFSGQPRSIMERIMDLPTLLRHAFREMFSVGGLFWMFRIRIFLCLIGALLYLASPLDFLPEALFGILGFLDDFFVIFLLLIYISIMYREVVTQRLNR, encoded by the exons ATGTCCTGTCCAGTCTGTTTGCAACAGGCTACATTTCCTATAGAAACAAACTGCGGGCATCTCTTCTGTG GTTCCTGCATTATTGCCTACTGGAGGTATGGCTCATGGCTCGGTGCCATCCGTTGTCCGATCTGCAGGCAGACG GTAACGTTGTTTCTGCCACTCTTTGGTGAAGATCAGCAGGGTGCAAACCAAGTGTTTCAAGATGTTAGTGATTACAATCGGAGATTCTCTGGACAGCCCAGATCT ATTATGGAAAGAATTATGGATCTGCCCACTTTACTGCGACATGCTTTCAGGGAGATGTTTTCTGTTGGGGGCCTCTTCTGGATGTTTCGCATCAGAATATTCCTCTGCTTAATTGGAGCCTTGCTCTACCTGGCTTCACCTctggattttcttcctgaagcGCTCTTCGGAATTCTGGGTTTCTTGGATGAtttctttgtcatttttcttctgctgataTACATCTCTATCATGTACCGAGAAGTGGTGACACAGCGTCTGAACAGATGA
- the RNF170 gene encoding E3 ubiquitin-protein ligase RNF170 isoform X1: protein MLSTCWLSRSSKAVMASHQAEVQSLKLDNDSVIEGISDQVLVAVVLSFTFIAALVYTLLRNEHQNIHPENQELVRALRQQLQTEQDASAGDRHRFYTDMSCPVCLQQATFPIETNCGHLFCGSCIIAYWRYGSWLGAIRCPICRQTVTLFLPLFGEDQQGANQVFQDVSDYNRRFSGQPRSIMERIMDLPTLLRHAFREMFSVGGLFWMFRIRIFLCLIGALLYLASPLDFLPEALFGILGFLDDFFVIFLLLIYISIMYREVVTQRLNR from the exons agCTGTGATGGCCAGTCACCAAGCAGAAGTTCAGAGTTTGAAGCTAGATAATGATTCAGTTATAGAAGGAATAAGTGACCAGGTACTGGTGGCAGTTGTGCTCAGTTTCACTTTCATTGCTGCTCTGGTATATACGCTTTTAAG AAATGAACATCAGAACATACATCCAGAAAATCAAGAGCTAGTGCGAGCTCTTCGTCAGCAGCTTCAAACGGAGCAG gatGCCTCTGCTGGTGACCGACATCGCTTTTATACAGACATGTCCTGTCCAGTCTGTTTGCAACAGGCTACATTTCCTATAGAAACAAACTGCGGGCATCTCTTCTGTG GTTCCTGCATTATTGCCTACTGGAGGTATGGCTCATGGCTCGGTGCCATCCGTTGTCCGATCTGCAGGCAGACG GTAACGTTGTTTCTGCCACTCTTTGGTGAAGATCAGCAGGGTGCAAACCAAGTGTTTCAAGATGTTAGTGATTACAATCGGAGATTCTCTGGACAGCCCAGATCT ATTATGGAAAGAATTATGGATCTGCCCACTTTACTGCGACATGCTTTCAGGGAGATGTTTTCTGTTGGGGGCCTCTTCTGGATGTTTCGCATCAGAATATTCCTCTGCTTAATTGGAGCCTTGCTCTACCTGGCTTCACCTctggattttcttcctgaagcGCTCTTCGGAATTCTGGGTTTCTTGGATGAtttctttgtcatttttcttctgctgataTACATCTCTATCATGTACCGAGAAGTGGTGACACAGCGTCTGAACAGATGA